From Malaya genurostris strain Urasoe2022 chromosome 2, Malgen_1.1, whole genome shotgun sequence:
CTACTTCGGAGATCGGAATCGGAGAATCCGGATTAAGCATCCTAATCTTAAATTGATCCTGAATAGTTGAATTGCTGAATCAGACttccggatgcgacttccgaACTAAAATGAAGGTACAAACTTCATTTTCAAGTTCTTGCGATCGCTCGTCATGACGTCCGAAAAGCGCAGAGAGCGTAATGGTCTATTATAGTTAGTGCCGATGGAAGCTCTCACCACGACGTCCAGGACTGAGACTACTTCAATCCCGTCGACCGAGTGCGAAAAGGGCAAATAAGTAAGCGTTTCCAAATGATTGAGAAAACCAATTTTtgtgttatttatggttatctcaccctGTAAAAGTATGATCATAAATTGCGGATTATATTTCGAATAACATGaacaaaaaattatgttgttgcgccCAGTATTactcgagatattcatgattaagttctcCACATACATCCAGTGTTGGTGAATGCCGATAATTTGAAAGAAGCTGTTCGATActtctctatattgtatacaacattttcaatccggtagaagatgctacaagaactcgtgtctctcaatgcatgaactgtGAGAGTATTTTTCTAcctttcttcgctccacttcatactctgagtatttcatggtatATCAACAgcccatatagaatcggattgcgaaacgagaataagcgaccgtttgttggttcagagagaatccccacagcagcgtgctaactcgtgatgctcagacaggtaTTCGAGAGaatttcgctctcgcactagtgtccaTTCtacgttaaatgaaccatgccggttttttgttgctgagatgatatccgtctctctttgaatgacactgattgaatcgtgtgaagagttggtagagagcgttctttgatacgataaaagccatcattGGTATTTGGATGTAAACTAGTTGTCAATTAACTCATTGTTGCGAGCATTATATTTTGATTTATGAACTTAAATAGAAGTAAAATTATACTGCGAGATTGTCATTGACCAGATTTTGATGTGCACATACCTCATTGTAACAACATTGAACATAATCTCAAGTTAACGAATAGGAAGAATCTTCTAATCGGTACTGAATATCAAAATCGATAAATACGATCGAACTCGCAAGGATTTCTTTACagtgtagaaatttttttaattacaatttttatcATCTGTTCGTTTATTTCACTTTCCATTTCCCGCGTTTTTTCTCTGTTTCCTAGTACTTTCTGCGGGAGTTTACTTGCTTAAATATGTCCATCTGTTTAACTGTTGCACAGACATTGCTGTACTATTCTCCTATTTATACACCAACTTTATGTTACTGGCCAACAAATTTTTGTTAGTGTATGCTTGTGTTCACACTTTCAATTTCGTCCATTTAGCACGTTTCATTAGCCACTTACATAAACGGTTACGGTAAGCTACTAGTACCATCGATATTTGGTTTTTATTGGTTTACACAGGTTTTCGCTTGCTTGCTTTTTGCATATACAACattcaatgttattgattttactgggttgcagttgtttattgtttatattTGCTGTGAACATCGctttttttgttagtttttcCTTGGCTACGCGGTAAATATACTCACAGTTATGGAAAAGTTTTTCGAGCATGCGAATTGATAGGTTCTTTCCACATTTGAATTCCTCTCTCTCTATTGTTTATGTGTAGGGTCATTTAGTTGAGTGTGTTTGTCCCTTTTTGTATTATGACGAGTCGTTTTTATGATATATCGttctttttctttctttccTTCAGTATAACAATCGATAGAAAACAGGTTAACATATACGAAACTAAACTATAGCAGTAACTGCAtatatttaaataatttaaattttgttggaAGCAATACACTATGTACACGACTCTCTTTAAAATCTCTCGGTAATATAGTTTGTTATCACTGGATTTTGCTTTAATAtgcttgaattatataaatgatATATTCTGTTTGTCTTTGCCTGTcctaataaatatatatataatgcTTCATATGGCGTCTCTTTGACATTTTATTATCTCGTTCCGCAGTGTTGCATAGTTATCTATGAATAGTTTCTGTTTACTTTGTTCTTCTTTTATAGAGTCCATCAAAATAGAGTTAAACATAGGTATATAAATCGCAATCTTGTGGTAATGATTCTGCTATGTAACATTTGCTTAGATAACAGGTTCACAATGCTGTGGTTTTTCGGTTCGAGTGCCTCGTGTATAATTGTACGTTTAAACTTAGACAACAATCTGATTTTTAAATGCAGTAATATACTAACTAACGAAAGAACAAACATCCTCACAAGTAACGAGAACAAGCTAAAAACATAATGCctaattattttgattaataTTGCGGTGCTTTTCttgaaattaaatttagttcattttgaaataattgcaATCTTTTCAACGGTTCCTTCATTCTGGTTCTGTCAGATCTTTTGGAAGTGTTCGTTCTGTCGAATTTCAGAATTAGATAATAGAGCGATCCTTTGTGAGAGAAGTTGCACAtgccaaatattgaaaaaaatacgcACGATGCTATCAAATGAAACCGAATTCTATTTAGTTCGCTAGGACATTCGCCTTTCGagttgaaaatatttctttgaACGGGGTTGGGGAATGAACAAAGATAGGAAAGGTGGAAGGCGATCGTAAAAAATGGCGTTTTCCTCATTGACAAAATGAGCTAAATGAACGTCTTCTTAATATTTTATTACTTGCTCATTCCATATCACTCAGAGTTGTTTCGCGTCATTACACATCATTTCTTGGAATTCTAGTCATTCCAGAGTGTACAAACCGCCAGTACGTGTCAAATCTGAGTGTTCCATCACGAGTTCATTTAGATCATTTAGGTTTAGAACGAATGTCATTTGATATCACCTCATTTAGCGAGGTTACATCAAGTTTGTGCACAATTATGTTTTGCTGGTTAAAATTGGTGGCTCAATTCGTCCGTGTCTCTTACTGTGGAGGAtttttacgagtttcggaaaTTGGAAGGTGGTAAACTGCCCCTTGAATTAGGCCccttaattaggttttgcaaacACATGATATAATCTCACCAAATTCACTGaatgaacatcatttgacaaCTGAAGGTGGTTAATTTAcatgttcattctaatttgaacaCTTGCTATTAGGTTCTACACGATGACTACATAAaagaactgccgatgaatcaatttTATCCTTGACTGCTGCCGGTAATTTGGTTTGTTTTGCGACCGCAAATTAATAacagaaaaatgacgaaaaagtgcctgttaaaaacacactgttccacagtgaaaagaattaaaaagattgccctctatgcatttccagcatcaaggatcGATATTtctataaatctgtttagtgtgaggcgacttgcaatgtttaaattcaaacgatgaacctctgatggacttttaaactgtaaacaaaccatcggcggctgtcaaaaaaagttcactcTGTTCATTCTGTAAGGTAATGTTATGtacgtgtaaaacctaataaaaaatgtaaacaaaccaccggtATATGTCAAACATGAACTATATCTATCACGAGTTCATTCATGATGTCATCTTGTGAAGCCTAATTGGCCCTGatgaattaggttttgcacgagtatgatattaggttttttaccgttactgctaacctcaatcggatgaacacattttgacagttcagcggtactgtttgtaaacaaactttttgtttgtttgtctgtGGGCAACTGAATGAGACCgttcacggtccatatcgcctaaataaagtttcaaaacatttgttaacgattcAATACGGTTCGTTTCAGAGATTTAATAAATAAAAGTGGATTTGTGAAGTGTAACGATGATTGTTTGAGTTCCTCGACTTTGTTtaaacttgtttgtaaacagtatcgctgaactgtcaaggatgaattcttgttcattcatgacgtcacgataaaaaatcttatTATCTCACAAAAACTAACAAAATGAACTTATATTGACAGTAATATTGGTATGTTTATGTATTCATTATAATTTTCATACGTGTTAATAGATGTGCTGTTAAAGATGAatctgattcatcggcagttcatttgtgtcatcatcgtgcaaaacctaattgtcaATACCGCCAATCCAATtggcttggtaacttgagtccgcttttgttcgaaaaaaatctaGCGTTCAGAGTTTTGAATATtggaactgaatataaaaacattgagagaagagttcattgTACATATTACACAGTTTCCTCTCtgttgaaaaagttttgttttgattggtgagcagttttgatttttgacaaactaaacgatcaaaagtattgtctatACTCCTTGtactgacaataatattgtctagtGTTAGGGTcgttattaggttttgcacaaaCATGACACAACCTCTCAAAAAGAGCTGAATGAAcaccgtttgacagctatcagtggtttgtttatgtgttcattctaatttgaatacgtgttaagtacgattcagatggCCGGTCACTTTCCGTCACAGTCAACCACAGTCGGTGACGGTACCGTCAAAATTAATTACGTGCATTCTTTTGGAGTCACCATCACGGAAAGTCTTGACGGACGGACCGTGTTAACGTAAAccgtaaagaaagtattaaactaattttgacggaagctcaCATTCCGGTGACGGATGGAGACGgaacgtctgaatcgtacattaatagatatgtaaacaaaccattgGTAAATTGAGTTTATTACCGTctctgctaacctcaatcggatgaacacattttgacagttcattagtattgtttgtaaacagagattttttctttgtctgttgacaaattgtATGAGACCATTTAAGGTCCATATCGCCTTAATAAAGTTTTAAACGACAAACGTTTtttcacgattggatacggtttgtttttgagattattataataaaagtgactagttgcaaagtgtatggatgattgtttacaatgtgctcttcgatttatgtttaaacttgtttgtacacagtaccgctgaactgtcaaggatgaatgcatgttcatttgtgacgtcgcGATAGCAattctaattaggttttttaccgtcactgctagcctcattcggatgaacacattttgacagttcagtcgacgacacgaccaggcacttcgaagaaaaatcgaactaaaaagtgtctgtgagcgatttaccgccagttaccacaaatatagcgaccccttgataatgataaaaatattgttctcgagcaacactgtttaagttgctataaacaagttaccaaggagccccgcataaataaacattttgaGGAAGTTGTggaatagttaaaaaaaaataaaattttgtgcCTCCATTGCCACTTTCTAAGAGCGACTTAAGAAGTGAACAGCCAAATTCTACATCCTTCGTGGTAAGTGCTTAAATTTTATTCCTGAGCTACCATCATAACGTATTGCATCCGTTTTCATTTAGCTAACTCAGGTTCTATTCTTTGCAGTTCTCTGTCAACGGAAACCGTCCGAGATGCAAGAGCGGTATACTATTTCCTGACAAATCCTAATCTACAGTGtattttcgtttttctgaaattAACATATTTCTATACAATAAAGAAATAAGAATTGAAACAAGAACTCGTAATCCATTCACTAAATTTATTTCTTACAAATGCATTAATTAATCTGAGGAGAATTGACATTAATTAATCTGAGGAGAATATTGACGAATAAAACAAAACGACTTTCCTTAGTGAGTCCAAGTTTTTCAAGGCTGTACATTCGATTATTTAAAGAACTTGCAACTTACTGCACAAACGTTCCACTCGATACAGCCGTTGGTCCATTTCAATTATTCGTTGTGAAATATCCATTTGCAATtgggtttgtttacatttctcaagtcctcaatatgcagtaaccaaggttatggtcactgttattcaaaatcaataacttatcaatttgtgctgccagtttcaaaaaattttcaaacgattccgttttgacattaccagttactgaggggtagttaaatttacgatacagtttggatagacgagtggcaggtcgtgtcgtcggttcagtAGTACTGTTTGTGAatagagatttttttgtttgtctgttgacaaattggatgagaccatttacggtccatatcgacAAAATAGtgttttaaaatatttgttcacgattgaatacggtttgtttttgagatttgttATATaaaagttgcaaagtgtaaagacgaTTGTTTaaaatgtgttcttcgatttttgtttaagcttgtttgtaaacagtaccgctgaactgttaagcttgttcatttgtgacgtcacgataaaaaatctaattaggttttgcacgatggccATTCGAATGGActaccgatgaatcaagttcaccttttgacagctatcagtggtttgtttacaactagtcacttttatttaataaatctcaaaaacaaaccgtatccaatcgagAACAAATcttttaaaactctatttaggcgatatggaccgtaaatggtctcatccaatttgttaacagacaaagaaaaaaatctctgtttacaaacaatacTGCTGAGCTGTCAAAATGTATTCGTTCAATTGCGGTTagtagtgacggtaaaaaacctaattagatttttttatcgtgacgtcacaaatgaacaaagattcatccttgacagttcagcggtactgtttacaaaaaggcttaaacaaaaatcgaaatacACATCTTAAATAATCGTctatacactttgcaactagtcacttttatttagtaAATCTCAAAAGCAAAACGTATCCCAtcatgaacaaatgttttaatactcTATTTAGGTGATATGCACCGTAAAAGGTCTGATCCATGTTgtcaacaaataaacaaaaaatgtctgtttacaaacagtaccgctgaactgtcaaaatgtgttcatccgatttaggttagcagtgacgataATAAAccgaattatatttttttatcgtgacgtcacaaatgaaaaagcattcatccttgacagttcagcggtactgttaacAAACAAGTTCAAACACAATTCGAAGAACACATCTCaagcaatcatctttacactttgcaacagttgcttttatttaataaatctcaaaaacaaaccgtatccaatcgtgaacaaatgttttaaaactctatttaggctaACAGTACTGCTAAACTGTCAAAATTTGTTCATccaattgaggttagcagtgactatAAAAACCTAATGTGAAGAATAGGCAAATTGGAAAGAATTGGTAAACAGACTACTTAggtatagctgtcaaacgattttTATCCAGCGTATTTTGTGAGGTTAGGGCATGTTCGTGTAGAGcctaattgaaattttttcatatttttaagtttGTTAGTACAGTCAGTACAGTCAAAATTGTTATGATTCCAACAAGTTAGACAATTCGCGATTTCTGCCATCCCGAATCACTGCTGAATAACTCGAAGCTCATGTTAACAGTACCACTGAAGTCTCTCAaagatatagaaatatagaggcTAAACACTTTAAACGTTTAGAAAAGTTTAGGAGAGGTTAAGCGGAGTTAGGTGAgattatttttgacagtatcaGTTTATTTGCCCGGGTTAGTCCGGAGTTTAGAGTAATTTCCTccttgctatcgatctttcgtATTGGCTGTTCTTGTTTCAAAACAATTCCGTGCACCACTTTCATAATTGGCTCGCAGAACTGTTTTGCTACCGTTGGAGCTGGGAAGATTATAAGACACCCATCGCAAGCAAGTTTAGTGTATGTAGACATGGTTGAACTGAGAGAAGTATGTGGTTGAAGGTCTATGAAAAAAGATATactcaagttttttttatttaaggaTACGtaccaaaaaaaaggaaaacttataaaattcgcataaactttcgccaattttcggaatgtcataaTGGTCCTGGAACAATACGAAGTGCAAGGAATTTTCAGTTTAAAATGTCTTTAAGAAGAAGATCACCCATTTTAAAGAACTTATAATAAGAAGAGCGATGATAGACACGAGTCGACGTTTTTTAGAAAGTCTGTTCAGTTATTTGATTTCGCTGATGACATTGACATTATGGcccgcaactttgagaagatgtgcTTGggtcactggtgactgccgataataacaccagcagagaaattcaggcaATCGTGCAAAGTTCGCCGACGTACAacgtttaaaacaaaaaaaaaaaaaaaacactgattaGACCTGTCCTGCACACTAAActgatttcgtttttttttcatttttctacgagtttagaacagccgaactaccgaacattctcATTTTACTGAAATTAcagcaaaaataaacatttgttgacCGCAGTACCTTGAGGTACCGCTGTTATGAAATGTTAATTTTACTGAAACAAATCAGCTAACGAGGATGAACAGCTGGCATCGGTTAACCAATTTGAGTGTGTAGACAATGCTTGTGGAGGATCAACGTTCGCTGGGTGTTTCTATGGCGGAatacggatggaagacggtagctggagaaggcgaatgaaccatgagctGGATCAGTTACTGGGAGGACAAATCCTCATCCAAACGGCCAAACTAGGGTGGATATGGTGAGCCAGGCAGGTTGCGGGAATGTCGGATTACAACTTGTTCGAAATGGTCCTTGACAATGATCCGACCGTTATAAGATAATGAGGCGCTCAGCGGTCGAGATGGAGCTGCTACCGAGACTGGCGGCGAATAGCCATGAATCGAGCTCTTATATACAGTAGAGACCCCAAGTggcctacgactgaaagagtaagtggcttacgactgaaagagtaagagtaagtaagaTGTCTTACAGTTATGATAGGCTAAATAAgaacttattttttttatcaataaggAGTTTCATAACCATTCACAATAAATAGTAgaaattcagttttcaaaacatGACAGTAGAATAGTAAGCTATTCTTAATTTTcattccattaaaatgttctctCATCAAGAGAACAATGATGTCGAAAACCTGTGCATATGTAAACAAGTTGGAAAGTCGAATTAGTATTTCAAACATATCTGATAACACCATGCGTTTAATGTCAGTATAAAGTTGAACAATATTGTCCCATGCAAGGAATCGCTCGTGTATGTGTCCGTTTTCCGCTTAGTAGCATAATTAGACCGATCTTCTCGTTTTGTATAAATATAATACCGGTCGCATTGTTACTAAAATCGCATCGTTTTGGGAGGTTTCATTTCCGGGATTGCATCAATTCTCGGTCGCTTGTGCTGTTAGGCTGAGACTCCGTTGATATTCGTAATCTTacactgtgtgtgtgtggtatTTGCCCTGCTTTACGGTTTTTGCTAGGAAAAAAATCTAGATTTGTGTAAGTGTATAGTATACCTACTGTCCTAATTTCGCTGGACTTAACACTAATTCCGGTTCGGTTTTGGTAGTGGTCACGGCTGAtgattgtagcaatgaagatgtCGTGGTAATGGTATTGATACCATGTGTGAGCGGATCGTACTGACCAGGGCTGCTGGCAGACGAGGAGCCTAGCATCGACGGAAACCCAGCCATCGGAGGAGGTGAGAGAAGGTTGCTGCTACTGCTTGTGCTACTATAGTGAGTCAGTCCTGCAGTGGGTGATGGTGTTAATGGAGATACGTGTGACATGATCGCTGCCGCACTGGGTAGATACGAGGTTGACGGTAATGGTGATAGTGATCCGGGAATTGGTGTGTTTATGCTAGGTGCCATGGCAACCCCGTAAGCGGATGTGGACGAGGTTGATTGTGTTGATGGTGCTGCTAGCAGTGAGCTGGTACCGGTGACCTGGGTCAATGGAGCATTTTTGACCATCGGAACCGTGAGGGTTGATTGTTGCTGTACTTTGGTTGGTGAGCTTATCGGTGTAGGACCGATAATCATTAGCGAGGTTTCCATCAACAGGCCTCCACCTGCAGCACCGCTACTGGGCGACGACGATGAAATCGACGATTCTGCAGTACCACCGGTGTCCTTCGGTTTCTGTTGATGGACCGAAGTTCGTTGCCTCCTGAGCTTGCTATCTTTCCGCTGGTGGTGCGAGTCGATGAAATGTGATTGTTCGTCTTCACCCGTAAGATCTATCACCTGAGTGTCGGACACTTTACCAGCAGCAGGATCGTGCGGGCCGTGCTTGTGGCTGCGAGCATCATCGTCATCGTCTTCCCCGTCCGATATACTAACGATGTCTATCACACTGAGTGCATCCTTGACAGTGTCGATCTTCTTTAACTCTAAAGGTGGTTCTGAATAGAATAAAATAGTTAAATATGTCACTCAAAGTTTTCTGCTGAAGTCTGACCGAAAATAAATTGGTACGCCCCTCGCGGGTCGCTAGCACGTCTCTAGTGTTGagaattgaatttgaatttttgacagTGGTTTACAAGCACCTACAGGCAGACTCTGAACGTGGAAAGGAGCTAGCGGACTTACGATAATACTACAATCAGGAATAATTGGCTGCACAGCAAGCTGTTGAGGTGCGTTAAAGCCAACTCCGGTCTATCGATTCGAGTTGTGGTCTAAAGGGAGAACGCAAACTTTAAAACAGTACGGAAAATCGTAAAAATCCAGTAAACATCCGAGCCGGCGCATAAAGCAGAATTCCGTGGCCAAAAATCGCACAAGGCTCCTGCACGAGCGTGTTTTGACGAAACATAAGGGCATGACTTTGACGTTAAACTCGATTTTAAGCAGTTCcccggtaaaacaatttccatcGTGCCTAGACGTGGGAATGTGCCGGGAAGATTCCAGTTCGTATTTGCCGACAAGTTTGCGAAGAAGGCCATGATTTGGTAAGCGATCTGCAGTTGTGGCCTTTAAACTGAACCATTCGACAGATTCTTGACGATGAAATCATAGGTTTTCATCGAAGAATGTCTGAAAAAGCTTGTATTCTTCTATAATTATTAGGGCAAAGTAATTTTTTGGCGCGATTTGGCCAGTGGCCAGCTATCACTACTTCGAGGGTAGTTTGCTGTCAACAAGATCCATTTTGCCCCCAAATTATGAATCTGCCCGAGATTTCGACCAATCGACAAATACTGAACAATTTCTAAGCAACGACTTTGACGATGCGGCGGGGCAGTAAAAGACATTTTTTAAATGTGGACAACAAGGAAGAGTTTTCAAGTCTTTTCGTGCGTACCAATTTACTTTTAGTCAACCTTTACACAATAAGAAATAAACCTTCTAATCTCTCTGGCTCCTTGATGATAGGAACAATCCGGTTGGATGAAACTTTTTGTTCGTTCTGCAGAAATAATGAGGTTGTTGCTATTTGCCGTAGTGCTTCCACACCCTCGTACGTTTTGGTTTTCACAATCGATTTGGGGTAGATTTGTGGCTGCTTCGTCTGAAACGGAAATGCAGTTTAGTCACTATGATTAAAACCAATAGCAGGCTCTGCTTTGCTACCGGTATGTGAGGTCCGCGTGCTATCGATACCCGTTTGCTGTCGCCACGTAACAGGGAAGTTCGATGATCGGCATCAATTTTAGCATTTTTCTTATTTCTCGCTTTACGACTAGATGATAAACAGTGTGACGGACATATACAAAACAGAATACGTAATATACAACAAATTAAGCCGAGACCTGAAATGGATTTCGAATTTATTGTCCAGCTAAAGGAGCGTACGCTAACAAACTGACCGATTAACGATGGTCCGATTAGTCTTAGTTCAACCGTCTTGAATCCTTTTTCGCCAGTTCCGACGAACGCTATAACTAATCCAATTGCTATCGTACCTAAACCTACGTAAAGGAAGGCATTGGCGAATGAACTGGGGCCTCGCAGCACACC
This genomic window contains:
- the LOC131427945 gene encoding uncharacterized protein LOC131427945 isoform X2; the protein is MYAAAGGASLASRQARKKQAAQNTKNKATNQQILREKLAAKAVTTPTKSKHFHQLPASYLRAPHQHHRKLSTGYTTVPGYDQHHRSLVPISEQSSSSHGAHPPHTPHHHQHHHHHHPGHPGPCFIQHGPPQPAGAHHPPLPKPTGFREYDKLVRRQQLTKSATATLPLVSQAHDLTPPQTPTLCFGEHQQSTHLASKNPNTFSQPLHLQIPTNDPIIITPATPQATPPGKLSLQLHHSTTTPEDEGRPQTPTPGTLERKCSVYRGRKLDPFEEHFYSTNSTTINHQHQPDDVFYGHQPHLPNGEHRRSSYVCKYEAEYYCCDAEHRQLGVCTCDHIECAQGRAAWLERGRRCSVQETPASCHRRWVKRNRIQDSSLGGSSDDEDLLGVLRGPSSFANAFLYVGLGTIAIGLVIAFVGTGEKGFKTVELRLIGPSLIGLGLICCILRILFCICPSHCLSSSRKARNKKNAKIDADHRTSLLRGDSKRVSIARGPHIPTKQPQIYPKSIVKTKTYEGVEALRQIATTSLFLQNEQKVSSNRIVPIIKEPERLEEPPLELKKIDTVKDALSVIDIVSISDGEDDDDDARSHKHGPHDPAAGKVSDTQVIDLTGEDEQSHFIDSHHQRKDSKLRRQRTSVHQQKPKDTGGTAESSISSSSPSSGAAGGGLLMETSLMIIGPTPISSPTKVQQQSTLTVPMVKNAPLTQVTGTSSLLAAPSTQSTSSTSAYGVAMAPSINTPIPGSLSPLPSTSYLPSAAAIMSHVSPLTPSPTAGLTHYSSTSSSSNLLSPPPMAGFPSMLGSSSASSPGQYDPLTHGINTITTTSSLLQSSAVTTTKTEPELVLSPAKLGQ
- the LOC131427945 gene encoding uncharacterized protein LOC131427945 isoform X1; its protein translation is MYAAAGGASLASRQARKKQAAQNTKNKATNQQILREKLAAKAVTTPTKSKHFHQLPASYLRAPHQHHRKLSTGYTTVPGYDQHHRSLVPISEQSSSSHGAHPPHTPHHHQHHHHHHPGHPGPCFIQHGPPQPAGAHHPPLPKPTGFREYDKLVRRQQLTKSATATLPLVSQAHDLTPPQTPTLCFGEHQQSTHLASKNPNTFSQPLHLQIPTNDPIIITPATPQATPPGKLSLQLHHSTTTPEDEGRPQTPTPGTLERKCSVYRGRKLDPFEEHFYSTNSTTINHQHQPDDVFYGHQPHLPNGEHRRSSYVCKYEAEYYCCDAEHRQLGVCTCDHIEAFPNSIASKASFDFGCAQGRAAWLERGRRCSVQETPASCHRRWVKRNRIQDSSLGGSSDDEDLLGVLRGPSSFANAFLYVGLGTIAIGLVIAFVGTGEKGFKTVELRLIGPSLIGLGLICCILRILFCICPSHCLSSSRKARNKKNAKIDADHRTSLLRGDSKRVSIARGPHIPTKQPQIYPKSIVKTKTYEGVEALRQIATTSLFLQNEQKVSSNRIVPIIKEPERLEEPPLELKKIDTVKDALSVIDIVSISDGEDDDDDARSHKHGPHDPAAGKVSDTQVIDLTGEDEQSHFIDSHHQRKDSKLRRQRTSVHQQKPKDTGGTAESSISSSSPSSGAAGGGLLMETSLMIIGPTPISSPTKVQQQSTLTVPMVKNAPLTQVTGTSSLLAAPSTQSTSSTSAYGVAMAPSINTPIPGSLSPLPSTSYLPSAAAIMSHVSPLTPSPTAGLTHYSSTSSSSNLLSPPPMAGFPSMLGSSSASSPGQYDPLTHGINTITTTSSLLQSSAVTTTKTEPELVLSPAKLGQ
- the LOC131427945 gene encoding uncharacterized protein LOC131427945 isoform X4, which translates into the protein MYAAAGGASLASRQARKKQAAQNTKNKATNQQILREKLAAKAVTTPTKSKHFHQLPASYLRAPHQHHRKLSTGYTTVPGYDQHHRSLATPPGKLSLQLHHSTTTPEDEGRPQTPTPGTLERKCSVYRGRKLDPFEEHFYSTNSTTINHQHQPDDVFYGHQPHLPNGEHRRSSYVCKYEAEYYCCDAEHRQLGVCTCDHIEAFPNSIASKASFDFGCAQGRAAWLERGRRCSVQETPASCHRRWVKRNRIQDSSLGGSSDDEDLLGVLRGPSSFANAFLYVGLGTIAIGLVIAFVGTGEKGFKTVELRLIGPSLIGLGLICCILRILFCICPSHCLSSSRKARNKKNAKIDADHRTSLLRGDSKRVSIARGPHIPTKQPQIYPKSIVKTKTYEGVEALRQIATTSLFLQNEQKVSSNRIVPIIKEPERLEEPPLELKKIDTVKDALSVIDIVSISDGEDDDDDARSHKHGPHDPAAGKVSDTQVIDLTGEDEQSHFIDSHHQRKDSKLRRQRTSVHQQKPKDTGGTAESSISSSSPSSGAAGGGLLMETSLMIIGPTPISSPTKVQQQSTLTVPMVKNAPLTQVTGTSSLLAAPSTQSTSSTSAYGVAMAPSINTPIPGSLSPLPSTSYLPSAAAIMSHVSPLTPSPTAGLTHYSSTSSSSNLLSPPPMAGFPSMLGSSSASSPGQYDPLTHGINTITTTSSLLQSSAVTTTKTEPELVLSPAKLGQ
- the LOC131427945 gene encoding uncharacterized protein LOC131427945 isoform X3, producing MYAAAGGASLASRQARKKQAAQNTKNKATNQQILREKLAAKAVTTPTKSKHFHQLPASYLRAPHQHHRKLSTGYTTVPGYDQHHRSLVPISEQSSSSHGAHPPHTPHHHQHHHHHHPGHPGPCFIQHGPPQPAGAHHPPLPKPTGFREYDKLATPPGKLSLQLHHSTTTPEDEGRPQTPTPGTLERKCSVYRGRKLDPFEEHFYSTNSTTINHQHQPDDVFYGHQPHLPNGEHRRSSYVCKYEAEYYCCDAEHRQLGVCTCDHIEAFPNSIASKASFDFGCAQGRAAWLERGRRCSVQETPASCHRRWVKRNRIQDSSLGGSSDDEDLLGVLRGPSSFANAFLYVGLGTIAIGLVIAFVGTGEKGFKTVELRLIGPSLIGLGLICCILRILFCICPSHCLSSSRKARNKKNAKIDADHRTSLLRGDSKRVSIARGPHIPTKQPQIYPKSIVKTKTYEGVEALRQIATTSLFLQNEQKVSSNRIVPIIKEPERLEEPPLELKKIDTVKDALSVIDIVSISDGEDDDDDARSHKHGPHDPAAGKVSDTQVIDLTGEDEQSHFIDSHHQRKDSKLRRQRTSVHQQKPKDTGGTAESSISSSSPSSGAAGGGLLMETSLMIIGPTPISSPTKVQQQSTLTVPMVKNAPLTQVTGTSSLLAAPSTQSTSSTSAYGVAMAPSINTPIPGSLSPLPSTSYLPSAAAIMSHVSPLTPSPTAGLTHYSSTSSSSNLLSPPPMAGFPSMLGSSSASSPGQYDPLTHGINTITTTSSLLQSSAVTTTKTEPELVLSPAKLGQ